The Dermacentor silvarum isolate Dsil-2018 chromosome 7, BIME_Dsil_1.4, whole genome shotgun sequence genomic sequence CTACGCCGCCGCCCGACGCTCCTCGCCCGATTTCTGACGTACCTGAGGGTAACTTAGTCGCACTACCTGACGGCGGCGGAGGAGGGTTGTCCTCCTCCATCGCTTGCGCGGAAGGTACCTGCGATGCTATATAGTTCTCTGGAGCGTTCGCTGCAGTCTTCTCTCTAAGTTTTTGTATTTCTAGCCTGAGCCTTTCGTTCTCAGCCCTAAGTTTCTCATCAGCCAACGTGAGGGGAGGGGAGGCAACcacatctgcccagctcaccttgttgcTGCTCGTTTTGTTTCCGCGTCTGGGGTCTGGCTCGGGCCCATCATGCTTGTCTGCTGGACGACCGCCTCCCCCAGGGCCCCCGCTGAAGGCTCTCCCATGCGGTCGAGGCGAAGGGGTCTCCCCCGGCGTTCGAGCTTGCAAGTCAGGGGCTTGGCTCGTTACAGATTTCTTGGATTGATGTTGCTGACTGGCTTTTCCATTGACGGGTTTCCGCCCGGCTCCAGTTCCAGCACCTCCTCTCCTATATTTTTGGTTGCACTGGATGGACCCCGCAAATGAGGCAACTGGGTTGACACTCGTGGTCCTCTTGTAGATTTGTCTCACCACAAGCCCGGCATCGGCCGGTCTGCGGATTAGGGCAAACGTCGGGCCGATGTCCAATCGTGCCGCAGCGTGGACAGGCTGGTGTCGTCTTGCGGTAGAGGCGAAGCGGCACAGCTTCTCCCCAGTAATAAACGTTGAAAGGCACCTTCCGGCCCTCGAACGTGATCGCTGCTACGTTGGTCTTTCCTAATTTTTGGACTCTTACTACTGGAGCCTCCGGTGAGTAAATGGCCTGAGTAATATCCGCTTCGGTGGCCTTAGGGTCCACTTGAATGACACCACGGCTTGTGTTGTCCGATGTCTTGAGGTAGGCTTGAACAGCTCGGGCCTGTCCTCCGAGTTCGAGCTGTCCGATCGCGAGGACCTGACGAATAAGTTGGGCATTCTTGATGCCAATAATAATTATATTCTGGTCCCATGCCGGCCAAATAGCGAGCGCCTGCGACGCCCGCGGAATGCTGGCGGCAGCGTACACTGGCTTCCCCGATCTGGTTGCTGCCCCTAAATTGTGCGAGGTTGAGAGTTCCCTTTGGCTTGATGATAATCACAGCTTCTTCCGCTCCAAATCTGGGCATAACTTGTGGCTTCTATATGAACTATTTGCCATCTGAAATTATATTATTGTATTCAGTGCCGTACTTGACACACCAATCACGTTTCTCCTGTTCCGTTTGTTTGTATGTGTGCTCTTTTTGTTGTTCAGGCACATTTGTACCGAAAGTGTAActcactcctgcctaaggcctggaATTCAGGCTAGCAGTACTCAATTTCTCTCCGGCGATGGACCTCTCGCAGCCTAgacccgggcaccaacagccataaccgttggacaaataaagtttattcctatcctatcctactcAATAAGCAAAATAAAAATATGTTTACTATATTTGTGGTTGTTTGGTTAGTATAGGCATTCCAGGGAAAACAACGCTCATGTTCAGCTCAGCATCAAAAGCGGTGCGCACATTATGACGCACCAGCTTGTTCCGTTTGATATCGATACGGAAGAGTTATTTAATTGACCAAGAGCAGGCCTATCATGATTGAAGAGACGATGAGGACGACGTCATAACCTGGCATGGGCTGTTCGTTCTGGCAGTGCTGGTCATGGATGCCAACTACTTTTTGACAACGTCACGCAATATAGTACTGGGGGCGTGGGAaggaatgggacctgccgagaagtcaagagactgcagctcttctcgtatgattgcgcggaccattgcACGCAAAGAGGGATCCGCGGTAAAGTTGTTGTGATGGGCGTCCGGGCGGCATTCGGACAGATTCAAGTTCGTCAAGGCActggcacgtagctacaatatcagccacggtagccgggtccttgatggccaacgcattgaaggcgaTTGTCCTGATACCTTTGAGTATGTGGCGTCCTTTGTCTGATTCTGTCATGAAAGCGTCGACAAagagcgaggacatcctctatataTGAGGTACAGGACTGGCCGAGTGGTTGCTTGCGAGTGTCAAGCGTCTTCTTCGCgagggcggagcgaaccgccggagtaccaaaaacttgtcggagctgctgtttgaaaatACTCCAGTCAGCgaagtcgatctcgtggttgaaaaaccaagtcttcgctacgccTGTGAGATAGTAGACGTGGCGTACATTGAGCACCTCGTCCCAatggttagcagaactcaccctGTCGTAGTTGAGCCAATACTCCACATCGTCACCGCGAATTCCAGCGACAGATGGGGATTGTGCTGGGGCCCACTGACGGTCCAAGATGGAGAGACTGCGGCAGGCGGAGCCGAGATGGCAGATGTAGAAGTGCCAGATAGCGCGTCCtcggcatgttggcggacagctggcacaaacggcgacctgagcgaaACTCCGggaggtagagcgggcgagcagaggacgggggaccgaggagcAACCTCCAAACCTCCAACACCTGTGACGTAGCATTtcacacgacctttaatacgccccaAATACGTGGCGGagcgatcacactcaaggcactgatcaatctcaagatgagtccccacaagcgatgatgaCGAAGAAGCCGATGCGATGATGATCATGTGCTGCTGATGAACAAGTGACTAAGAAATTCCCACACTACATACATATCACCTATGAAATGATGTTTATTATCCTGAGTGCAATATTAGTCTTGGTCACAAGGTGGACAGATATTTCGCCACTTGAGCCTAGATATGAATTCTGCCCACCAAGTTGTCCTCTTTCCCACATTTAGAGATATATTTTATTGGCAGGAAAGACAGAAAGGTCGACTTGAGCTGGTTCGCTCTGTtgggctactctgcactggggaagagggaagcgaagtgaaagtactgggatggatgatgatgatgacgagaaGAGAAGTGGTTAGTGCTTATATGAGTATATTAGACGGTGGTCCTACTAGAGCCGCTCGCTAGTTTTGTGTCATGCAGGAACTTCAACACCGCTTTAGTTGACCGCATTGAAGTTGTAGTGTCTGGCCATAGGCCGAGAAtagcgtcctccgacagtggtttCCTTCCATCGCTGACTAGGGAATTATCCTACGTTCATCGCTCCAGCATATAAGCTGGACAATCACATAATATGTGTGCTAGCGTTTCATGCGCCGTACAGTGTTCGCAACCAGCGCTGTTCGACTGGTTGATGAGGTTTGCGTAGCGGTGGGTGAAAGAAACGCCCAGCCGAATCCTGCGTAGCTATGATGCGTTGCTCCGCATAACCTTCGGGGCCAAATGGAATCTGGGTCGGTCACATGTCAACATGTCTGTGGATGTTGTCAGCGTGGACTCTGTATGTCTTTGCAAGGTGCTGCATCAATGAGTTGGTGTCAGGTCGCGAATAAGCAATTCGCACTTCATCAGAGGAAGAGAAAGCCGATCTTTCCTCAAAGCGAGTCATTGCCAATCACAGCACAGTGACCAGGCACCCACAGAAAAGTGAAAAAGTGGCCACTTTGCTGGGCACTGTGATGAAGTTATACACATGTGTTCGCTGGTTGAGAAAGAGCAATGTTCTTGCTTGTGTATTTCAGCTCTTTGATGAATTGCAGGTATTTGTAGCAGTACAAAATAAGAAGACAGAGCCGTTCTTAAAATATATCTCACAACCGGTGCAGTTTAAATGTAATATTTCCCAATTTGACAGACGTGTTCGAAGCTTTGAATGGACTGAGCCGGTAATTACAGGGCCCAGATACCACCATAATAATGCACATAGATGCAATCAAGGCAATTCTGGATGcctcaatgcaaaaaaaagtaaatttcGAGAAGGCCTATttagacggggggggggggggggtgcgtcaTGGTgggatttttcttctttctggggttttacgtgccaaaatcagttatgcttatgaggcacgccgtagtggacggctccggattaatttggccacctggggttctttaacgtgcttaTGGTAGGTTTGGCGCTACTAAATGGTTTGGTACTACTAAGTGGGGTCACGTACTGGACAAGTTTGAGAAACACTGTTCTAGAAGTCCAGCGTTCTTGCGGGAATCTGCAGCTTCATTCGCAGTGGTTatgcagcacaaaaaaaaaaaacaatggacTGGATGTCTTTACGGAACGCTTGCCTATTATACTTGCCTAACCTTTGAGTGTATGTTTTGAGACCTTGCTTCAATTTTAGTAGTGTTTTGTCGCTCTAAAATATTTTACTCTGATGtagtaaagaagaaataaagcTGCGCAATAGCGCAGTCGTAAGCAGACTCGACTTCGAAATACACATTGCTTCACTTGCATGTGTTGGAAACTCGGTGGAAGGGTTTGCGAAGtatcttttttttattccgtGGCAACGGCGAAGCTGGGATTGATGAAGAGGCCTAACGACGACAAAAATTGTGTGTCGTCGACACTGGTCTTCTTCAGCTTAACGGAATTGATTGTGGGATAGACAAGGCGAACCCAACTTCGATCACTTAACTAGTGAACTGCTGGCACAGTAAAaggcaaagaaaagaaaacacagagCAGCACCGCTGTTCAGGTCATTTAGACAAATTTATTCTAGTTATACGGTATGCTGATGTGATATCTGTAATAATCTGCAAGTGGGTTTTAAAGTGCAATACCCACAGCATGATCATGAGCAACGCCATAGAGGAGTTGGTGTCTGACAATGTTGAAGGTAGACTACTCCAGAAAAAGTCGGACTACTCTGGATTTGTTCAACGTGCAGTTTAAGCTTTGTCTCCGGGTGGTTTCAAAGCACCCATAAGGTTACATAAGCCGACTCAGTCCGGGGTGGAGCTATTCGACAAGACAGAAAGCAGCCACGGTCTCGTGGCTTTGTAGCAACCTTGCTCCAAGGGCGACTCGCGTATACGATTATAGCGTGACTCCCCGTTTGCTTCTCTGCGTATCAGGTCGCGTTCAAACGGCATGGGCCGGGAATGCTGACGCTGCCGTCCACCCGCCACTGCCTGCGCTGCACCCGCCGCAGCGACCGGGTGTGCTTCACTCTGCTGCAGCCGGCCTGCGTCGTGCGCGAAGAGAACGCCGAGGCGCAGCCCTTCAGCGAGCCCCTGGGAGCCGCCTTGTCCGGCCTGCCTCTGCGCCACGCGTCGCCGCTCAAGGCCGCCCTCAGGTAAATTGACTATTGATAGTAGCGATGGTGTTTCGAAGCTATTGATAGCGTAAAAAAGAATATCAATAGTGTTACTATCGGTAACactcaagtttcaagtttattgttTCAAGTTTGCTGTTTCCCGTAACATATGTTTGCGCATAAGCACAGTAGTTGGGTGCGTGGCTGGGCAGTACAAAACGTCACAGGCACAATACAAAAGTTATAAAACATCTCAATCATATCAGATGTgtcaacaacaaaacaaaaataaatcttTGAAAATTAACAAACCTAACATGGTGACAAATACATGTAAAAccgaacaacaacaacacaaaaaATTTGGCTGTGGCTCAACTCGATCGTGGGTGTGCGGAGCGAGAGGTACGTTTAATGtgattgtttagcttggttctctctacgtttacgtttagcttcgtacgtctgtaTGTTTAGGTTTGGCTGTTAcatctcgttaagttatggttacattaaagactaataatttttaaagtgtaacgcatttattttgaaagtcttcatcttgttctttctcaattgccacaaagacggcccgatggtgggtgaggcgggaggataagggcctgtcatccagtgacttgaacacgtttcaggtgctatcctcatctgattCCACTCACCTGGCCGCAttgtacttacgacgcttctcctCGGCTCCGTcttctccgtctcctcggctcgctgcctcctcttggtttcgttccgacgacgaagcctggcttctttcagtctctccgactcactttccatatctgccgacgaatcccaccgagacgcgccttctatatatacgatgcaacgcaggctcctcctctgttgtaaCCCGGTTTCACCAGCTCCTCCtttgacgtcatgccagatggcgcggcgagtggcgctgccagctgcggcggttgctaggaagcggctcagctcgcggtgcggccacagGCCACCGCCGTTTTCTTGTTGTAACGCGCTTTTACTttctcctcctctgacgtcatgccagatggcgcggcgagcagcgctgccatagggtgtctcgatgcccagcgccgccgttcagggtggagacaaccccgctggcgccgccatattgaatctcacgagctcagactcagctacgcttgctttcataaatagtgttactcgcggcgcacttccaagtgctttgccttgatgagaatttttttatcggtatcgcatctgcacatctttataaccaatagccgttaactcgttgaaggtcgaagacgtaaatgtatggcgccgggaatatgccccaagttgcctaattcaatcacatttaatatgccgtgtgtatgtttgaaatacgcactatttttttgcacTTCGATGCTTGGtttataaggtttgcgaccccctgtgtgtggaagtttttctttttcgctgttgtattttggttcaCACGTCACGCCTcttttaccgtagccagccactcgcgcacggcggttagtttcccttgcgttgcgcgtgctcttcgcgttcgttgcaattatttgacgatatctacgcgcaattttgttTTTGCCCACagaactgtgtgctgacaggattaagctggtgtaaaaataactgagatgtgaaaataaggtttagttagtgctgtagagaaaaatgtaacgtaacttgtctgtgtcaatcttgcgtagtacacacaagaaaccaaactaTGCACAAAATAcctttacttataatgtctagtacagtcaatcatgaaagagatatgtacatgagaaattatatgtactgtgtggcgcctgaaggctATGTTGAAAgacaagataaaaaaaattcgcaaggtaggctcgacacacacaattcgggatagggagagtttcttaatttattcattacatggggggtggggggttcaagtgagtacatcaacctgattacacacaatataaatcgaaaacaagaatacaaacaagaaaacgcaaccgcgggtaatattaatcaagatatccagccagaatacatcagctaccatcgaatacgtcgcatcagccaaacacatcgatggcgagtacagaacattttataaataaccattagaacactgataactacattgaaaaactAAACAACACtacatacatatcgcgtacaaaaaccgtaactgaaactaagacagtcaaatacagattagcaatgcttttcacttcgaaaatatagtccatgatgatgtagggctgttgacattaacagacggcgcccatcctgtcgatttccctcgtactggtcctcttcaaagtgtttctaagtacaagtaaaacaacaaaagtgattattgatatgaaaagttgccttgtaaatacagagaacccattacagtgcttaaaaataaatattcgcagaagtaatgctgtattacctcgcttcacacgtttcgaagaaatgcacaggctacaacagacaccatgccagaaagcgcccaaacattttggtcccatgatgccccttaactctactacacctgggcacaccgtgcacaggcatttaaagaccgtcacagtacccactacgatcgggaaggagcacgaatgaccatcggcttacgagcacaacgctacaaatatattcgtctaaaaaatcagctatataacgtaacaagctgagatccgcaagatatctgctttgaaatcagagaaaatcacaatgcttcgcttgccacgtacacaacagccgctctccccagaagaagcactgcgttctttagtcccaaataaccagtagcgaaaaaagaaaccgaggaaaaaaaaaggaacaagagacacgatgtgtgcttcccgtgaaaaagtaaaataggtggtttacatgacgatttgtagctaatgtaagactatttcgcggcgaagcattttcgtcagtccttaaaataagcgtactactcgcatagactgcgccgatcaaaacggcaaaagcctatgcgacgcgcgctcgcaaaccataggctactcagacagcatcggtgcagggcttagttcgtgagcgaacctaggtacgtgagcgaggatcagagaatgctttcttatttaaaaaaaaacacggtgcgatagtctaaactttcttgacacttagctcgcaaatgtaggagctatccgttgccttccagtgataccgctttacttgggcttcccatctcttccttcgctctgggtcccgggggaagcgtaaacaacgaagccctttacgcgtcgatccggtgcacttgggaacacaacagcccgtcatgtcgactcgatgcacttgacaagcttgtcattcatgcggctgaacactgtccagcaagtagaagcgtcagcgaaggatccgcgcgcactgtgtctcgaactaagcaccggcaccaagcactcgcaaacgctcgctgtgattcaagatggcgtcgcagcgagaaagcggcggcgcgggggcggtcaaaggatggcaccaccctgaacggcggcgctggcatcgaggcaccctacgctgcCAGCTCCGGTGGTtcctaggcaacggctcagctgacggtgcggccaccggccataGCGACACGGCAAGAATACGGCCCATGTAGCTCTCGATACAAAAACAAATGATGAAATTGTAAAATGCTTGGTACTGAAGCCAAGGCACAAGTTTGTGGTAATTGTTTCCTGTAACCCATGACTGTCAGCATGCATTTATTGATTACATAGCAGGTACTGCGTCCACAGTTAGCCTAGTGAAGTTTAATGGTAGCAGTCAGCGTCACCCTTGCGTAGAGCGTGGGAACGGCGGCTGCCGGGGTGCTCCAGAGCCAGCAAGAGACGTCGAACAAtagttgctgggcccaaacgtgcccagcGCCTACCGTCAGTCGTCGGAgccagcagctagcgttagacgtcgctggcggCCTCGGGGACTCTCCGGAGGCCGCCGTTCCCACGCTCTACACAAGGGTGAAGCCGACTGTACATACAAACACATGTTCCCTTTCGGTAAGTAATATTgaaaggcagcagcacagctgttgtctcgacgcctttattcggctgagccatgCGCGGAACGAAGCTGAATAATGTGCTCGGATGAATATTGTGACGGATGAATATTGTGCTGACAATATATATTGTTGGAATAAAATTTTTTTACTTGACGTAGGATTCGTTATTTTACATTTCGAAATTGAAAGACATCCAAAACATTTTATAATAATATCGATATAGTATTACCAAAATTCTTTATGAAACCACTGACAGCGAACCAAAAACTATTGATAATATTGCGATAGCTGCCTTTTGACAGTGTGATCGATAGTTTTGCATTTCATAGCTAGCTACATTACCAGAAAGGTTGTGATAACTGAACATCGGTAACACTCAGTTCAAGCAACTAGAAACAAGGAAGCGTTGCCAAGTTATGTTCCAATGTTTATCTCCGGTACATCGCTCTGAGTTTGCATTATCGATACGGCACTGCCGATATTTTTATAAGCCATTTCCGTACGTTAGAGAAGCCACCAGCAAGgggatgaagacgacgatcgaAGAAGCGCTCACGTGGTCGTGGTTCCGCCTGCTCGGCTGCTGTCCGACTGCTGTGCTCTGTATATATTACACATTCGCTTTAGCTTTGCCTACTCTTATCCCCGTCACATTTTCGgaggaggtgcggggtatcgacTCGATACTATGGAGCTCTGCAGCAGGAAATGCCTGGCTCTTTCGACAATGGCAGAAGAGACGACTCCCATCGCAACAGCGGCAGCGTCAACGATTGTTCATACCCAGCCACCTAGGCACGTTCTGTGGGACTGATGGTGTCGACATAGGAGAGTGGTTGGCGATCTACGAGCGTGCAAGTAGGAATAACGGATGGGATGATACGATCATCCTATTTTAACTTCAAGGCACAGCGAGGGTGTGGTTCCAGAATCAGGAAGATGAAATCGGAAGCTGGGTTATTTGCAAGGAAGAGATGTATGCTTTGTCCAGCAAGTCTCTTAGTCGAAAGATTACGGCGAAGAAGGAGCTGCATCACGTGCCAGAACACAGAAGGAATCctgtcttacatacaggatgtgctggccctgCGCAGGCATGACCGAATCTGAAAAAGTGGGACACGTCCTAAACGGGATAGCAGATGATGCGTTCAAGATTACTAATCTGCAtataggaaagaaacaaaacaggagaggccctgacgtcacgtttttgaagccggaagtgcagccatgttggtgtgccatctacCGTTGCACCTCCAATCAGGgattctgcagctcgccggagcagatgggcgcgaactttgaacttgcatttttACGaaccgccggaagtgtgtgctgcccaCGCGCGtgaaaacaaagcctacgaaactttagtagcagttttagtgaagcagacgcgctcctacGTTTTTCCGaggcacgttgaagacgacgacgaagacgcgcgccgtgattgcttcaGTGTATCTGTTGCTGCCTAACACTTACACTCACAGAcacaaaacacaactttcaagcttacacaccacactctaAATAGGCTTTTCTCGtgaacaaaatgtgctgcgagaaagacaccggtggAAAAGTCTtgtctcacttttcagagaccgagagcagcagcgaaagcttcaggagcacGGTTGCTaaggcaacgttgacatttggggtacccgtcccagtgctcctttgcgaaaaacagcacgtgacttccgccacaccttctccaatacgtccgtgctggccggggcctctcctgggtttccttcctccatgctaaTCTGCAAGGACTGTGACACAGTCAATGCCATCATTCAAATGTGCAAGCGTATTGACTCCAAA encodes the following:
- the LOC125947244 gene encoding uncharacterized protein LOC125947244, with protein sequence MSVDVVSVDSVAFKRHGPGMLTLPSTRHCLRCTRRSDRVCFTLLQPACVVREENAEAQPFSEPLGAALSGLPLRHASPLKAALRDLLLRVDEAALDTEAAPDCKYRDPPSPTTQAVELLTFFRQYCTLLSLAALVCLAECVVGWFCRR